The following coding sequences are from one Methanococcoides orientis window:
- the hemA gene encoding glutamyl-tRNA reductase, with amino-acid sequence MTEISSMVITHAKATVEEMEDSWHGDLDLVLNQLYSNELVYECAVLKTCNRVEIYVVSSKGSSVLFHYAKEMGVSANIVEFYDHDESLRHLLRLASGLESMIIGEAQILGQMKDLFLVAKKAGTVGKVLDTAFSKAIQVGKRVRTETFINRGAVSIASAAVDLADDILHGLNDKNILVVGTGEMGTLVTRALAHRDMNVIYIANRTYEKAKDLAVELGGEAVMFDQLEKYVSAADVVISATSAPHYVLKKDIVEKIMDGRTNELLLIDIASPRDIDPLVEEIPHVILRNIDGLRVINEKNLQMRMVEAKKAEVIVEQEFELLQAQYKRQKADVIISKLYSNSYGLRETEMEHAINRLSAYHTIGDFERKVLVDLTRAITNKILAEPTKKLRNAAEYDDEEFLDSVSRLFDISPIKKSNDAKN; translated from the coding sequence GGGGACCTTGATCTCGTCCTGAATCAGCTATACTCAAATGAACTTGTCTATGAGTGTGCGGTTCTTAAGACATGCAATCGTGTGGAAATATATGTTGTTTCCTCAAAGGGTAGCAGTGTTCTGTTCCATTATGCCAAGGAGATGGGCGTGTCAGCAAATATCGTGGAGTTCTATGACCATGATGAATCTTTAAGACACCTCCTCAGACTTGCTTCCGGGCTTGAGTCCATGATAATTGGAGAAGCTCAGATCCTGGGTCAGATGAAAGACCTGTTCCTGGTTGCAAAAAAGGCTGGTACTGTAGGTAAGGTGCTGGATACGGCTTTCAGCAAGGCTATTCAGGTTGGCAAGAGGGTACGTACCGAGACCTTCATCAACAGGGGGGCGGTTTCCATTGCTTCTGCAGCTGTTGATCTTGCCGATGATATCCTGCATGGTCTCAATGACAAGAATATCCTTGTAGTTGGTACCGGGGAAATGGGTACTCTGGTCACAAGGGCTCTTGCACACAGGGACATGAATGTGATCTATATTGCAAATCGTACCTACGAGAAAGCAAAGGATCTTGCAGTAGAGCTTGGTGGCGAAGCTGTCATGTTTGACCAGCTTGAAAAATATGTTTCTGCAGCTGATGTGGTGATAAGTGCTACTTCTGCTCCACATTATGTCCTGAAGAAGGACATTGTCGAGAAGATAATGGATGGACGTACGAACGAGCTTCTGCTTATTGATATTGCAAGCCCGAGAGACATTGATCCTTTGGTAGAAGAGATCCCTCATGTAATTCTTCGCAATATTGACGGTCTGCGTGTCATAAATGAGAAAAATCTTCAGATGAGGATGGTAGAGGCCAAGAAAGCAGAGGTCATAGTTGAACAGGAGTTCGAACTTCTTCAGGCTCAATATAAGCGTCAGAAAGCAGATGTTATTATTTCGAAGCTTTACAGCAATTCCTATGGTTTGAGAGAAACCGAGATGGAGCACGCTATTAACAGGCTGAGTGCCTATCATACGATTGGTGACTTTGAACGCAAGGTGCTTGTGGACCTTACCCGTGCTATTACAAACAAGATCCTGGCAGAGCCGACCAAAAAATTACGCAATGCCGCTGAATACGATGATGAAGAGTTTTTAGATTCTGTATCCCGTTTATTTGATATCAGTCCGATTAAGAAGAGCAATGATGCTAAAAATTAA